Genomic DNA from Azospirillum brasilense:
GTTCCAGCCGCGCTGCAGGTGGCGGAGCAGGCTGTGCGACTTGTACTGCGTCAGCACGCCGATGCGGCGGAAGCCGGAATTGATGCAGTTCGACAGCGCGAAGTCGATGATCCGGAACTTGCCGCCGAAATAGGTGGCCGGCTTGGCGCGACGGTCGGTCAGCTGCTTCAGCCGGCTGCCCCGGCCGCCGGCCAGGACGAGGGCCACGGCGCGGCGCGGCGCCAGCCGCAGATCCCGTTTGTCGAGCATGTGTCTCCCCTTTCGGTTCTCTTTTTTGCTGTCGGCCATCCGGAAGCGTCCGGCGGACCAGCGTGGGCGGAGGCCGCTTGTTCCCGGCCCCGTCCGGCTCCGCCGGTTGAGATCATGACCGTGCCACATTTCACCGGGGCGGGCCAATAGGCCGAGGGGAACAGGCCGGAAATAGAAGGGGGCTGCCCAACGGTTGTGCGGAATTCAGACGCAGCTTTGTGCACAAAAAGCAGGCAAGCGCGCGGGAAACGAGCGCGCAACGCCCGAACGGGCGGCAATCGGCCTGCAATCCACGGGCGAATCACGCCGCGCCGCAAGGCTTTGGATGGTCCGATTTTCTGCTCAATTTCTGAGCAGCGCAGGTCCGCGACTCGGGTCCTATGCTGCTTTGCGGTCATCCGAAAGGCCGCAACCACCGCGATTCCTAGCCCTTTTGGGTTGGCACGCTTCTTGAAGACAAATCGGCGTACACGGCCCCCTCCCGCCGCCCCGTCTGTACCGGGGACGGGGCGAAACGGGCCAGAAGCATTCGAATAAAGAGGAGCCTCGATGAGCCGTCTCTTCACCCTCGCCGCGCCGACGATGGCGGCGATTCTGGGCTTGGCCGGTCTGCCTGCCGCCGCCCTCGCCCAGGAAGCGGCCGCCGCCGCGGCCGAGCCCACCCTGAGCAGCGGCGACACGGCTTGGATGCTGGTCGCCACGGCGCTGGTTCTGTTCATGACCATCCCGGGTCTGGCCCTGTTCTACGGCGGCATGGTCCGCAAGATGAACGTGCTGGCCATCGTGATGCAGAGCTTCGCGATCTGCTGCCTGGTCAGCATCCTGTGGTTCTTCGCCGGTTACAGCATCGCCTTCACCGAGGGCACCCCGTATTTCGGCGGCCTGTCGAAGTTCATGCTGTCGGGCATCACCAAGGACGGCCTGTCGGGCGTCATTCCGGAGACGGTCTTCATCGTCTTCCAGATGACCTTCGCCATCATCACCCCGGCCCTGATCACCGGCGCCTTCGCCGACCGCATGAAGTTCTCCTCGATGCTGGTCTTCACGGGCCTGTGGTCGCTGATCGTCTACGCGCCGATCACCCACTGGGTCTGGGGTCCGGGCGGCTATCTGATGGGTGACGGCGTGCTCGATTACGCCGGCGGCACCGTGGTGCACATCAACGCGGGCGTGGCCGGTCTCGTCGCCGCCCTCGTGCTGGGCAAGCGCAAGGGCTACCCGAACGAGAACTTCGCCCCGCACAACCTCGTGCTCAGCCTGATCGGCGCCTCGATGCTGTGGGTCGGCTGGTTCGGCTTCAACGCGGGTTCCGCCGTGGCCGCCGACGGCCGTGCGGGCATGGCCATGCTGGTCACGCAGATCGCCGCCGCCACCGCCGCCATGTCCTGGCTGCTGGTCGAGTGGGCCACCAAGGGCAAGCCCTCGGTCCTCGGCATCATCTCCGGCGCCGTCGCCGGCCTCGTCGCCATCACCCCGGCCTCGGGCTTCGTCGGTCCGACCGGCGCCCTGGTCATCGGTCTGGTCGCCGGCGTGGTCTGCTACTGGGGCGCCACCGGCCTCAAGCGCGCCCTCGGCTATGACGACTCGCTGGACGCCTTCGGCGTGCACGGCGTGGGCGGCATCGTCGGCGCCATCCTGACCGGCGTCTTCGCCCAGGAAGCCATCGGCGGCACCGCCGGCGCCCTGGAAGGCAACGTCGGCCAGATCTGGACGCAGGTCTACGGCATCCTGGCCACCGTCGCCTACTCGGCGGTCGGCTCCTTCATCATCCTGAAGGTCATCGACGTGGTGATGGGCCTGCGCGTCGACGAGGACGTCGAGCGCGACGGCCTGGACCTCGCCCTGCACGGCGAGACCATCCACTAAGCACCCTTTGCTGCCTGGTTGTTTCCTCCATGAACTTCCGCCGCCGGGGCCTCCCGGCGGCGGATTTTTCATTTTGGAAGCCGTGACGCGCTCAGCGGCGCAGATACATCTTGCCGACGCCGTTCAACGCCGTGAAAAGCTGCGTGAACTGCGCCAGGAAGGCGTCCCAGGCCAGCGGGCCGGCCTTCTCCGCCACCGCCTGGTGGATGGCCCCCAGGCTGGTCCGCCCGTCCACCCGAGCCAGGATCGGCCCGGCCAGACGGGGCAGGGGCAGGGGGACGACGGCGCCCATCAGCTCGGCCTCCAGCACGCCGCCGGGGGGCAGGCCCTTGGCCACCGCGGCGCCGTAGAGGTCGCGCAGAACCGGCACCACCTCCGGCCCGTCCGGGCGGGCGACGGCGCCCTCGGCATCCTCGGGGCGGACAAGATAGGCGATGTGCTTGGTCATGCTGCCGGTGACCTGCTCGGTCCAGGCGGCGCGCTCCAGCCGCGACAGCCCGTCCAGCCGCTTCAGCAGGCGGGGATCCTTCACCCAGACGGCGGGGTCGTAGCGGTACGGCTCCACCAGCGCGGCGATGGTCAGACCGCCCGCCGCGGCCAGCTCCGCCAGCTCCGGCACGGTGAAGGGCCGGTCGCAGGAATGCAGCAGCAGGTCGTAAAGGTCGGCGTCGGCCTGTTTGTGGTCGTTGATGAAGGGGTTGCGCAGCAGCCAGTTGGACGGCGGCAGGCGCTCGATCAGCCGGCGGGCCAGCGCCACCTGCTCCTTCGGCGGCAGGTCCGCCGTAAGGGTGCGCAGCGCCGCCTGCATGGGATAGACGCCGGTGCGCCCGTACGGCGCGTAGACCATCAGCCCGATCCCGCCGCCCGGCTTCAGCGCCCCGGCCAGCGAGCGGACGCCCGCCGCCGGCTCGTCCAGATGATGGAGCACGCCGCAGCAGTCGATGTAGTCGAACGGCCCCCCCTCCTCCAGCAGCCCGCCGAGGTCGAGGAGCGAGCCGCGGCGGAAGTCGATGTTGGTCAGCCCGCGCACCGTGGCCCGCGCCGCGGCGACGTCGCGCGCGGCGTCGGAGAGGTCGAGATAGGTGACGCGCCCCGGGTTGCCGGCGTCGGCCATCTGCTGGGCGATCATGATCGTCCCGT
This window encodes:
- a CDS encoding ammonium transporter — translated: MSRLFTLAAPTMAAILGLAGLPAAALAQEAAAAAAEPTLSSGDTAWMLVATALVLFMTIPGLALFYGGMVRKMNVLAIVMQSFAICCLVSILWFFAGYSIAFTEGTPYFGGLSKFMLSGITKDGLSGVIPETVFIVFQMTFAIITPALITGAFADRMKFSSMLVFTGLWSLIVYAPITHWVWGPGGYLMGDGVLDYAGGTVVHINAGVAGLVAALVLGKRKGYPNENFAPHNLVLSLIGASMLWVGWFGFNAGSAVAADGRAGMAMLVTQIAAATAAMSWLLVEWATKGKPSVLGIISGAVAGLVAITPASGFVGPTGALVIGLVAGVVCYWGATGLKRALGYDDSLDAFGVHGVGGIVGAILTGVFAQEAIGGTAGALEGNVGQIWTQVYGILATVAYSAVGSFIILKVIDVVMGLRVDEDVERDGLDLALHGETIH
- a CDS encoding class I SAM-dependent methyltransferase, which encodes MSIDTLRAQYEAFPYPARNPADEKKRLITGSPSHLDEVNHNVFGGRLDHAKPLRVLVAGGGTGDGTIMIAQQMADAGNPGRVTYLDLSDAARDVAAARATVRGLTNIDFRRGSLLDLGGLLEEGGPFDYIDCCGVLHHLDEPAAGVRSLAGALKPGGGIGLMVYAPYGRTGVYPMQAALRTLTADLPPKEQVALARRLIERLPPSNWLLRNPFINDHKQADADLYDLLLHSCDRPFTVPELAELAAAGGLTIAALVEPYRYDPAVWVKDPRLLKRLDGLSRLERAAWTEQVTGSMTKHIAYLVRPEDAEGAVARPDGPEVVPVLRDLYGAAVAKGLPPGGVLEAELMGAVVPLPLPRLAGPILARVDGRTSLGAIHQAVAEKAGPLAWDAFLAQFTQLFTALNGVGKMYLRR